The Panicum virgatum strain AP13 chromosome 5K, P.virgatum_v5, whole genome shotgun sequence genome has a window encoding:
- the LOC120710463 gene encoding uncharacterized protein LOC120710463, whose protein sequence is MSTTTSTLRMKLLIDTKANRVVFAEADKDAVDFLFSLLALPVATIVEMLGKGSMPGSFGNLYGSVEKLDDSYVLPGAEKKTVLQPAVVPSAASTSRSSLLLAPSSGRPRSFFRCGNSLIYSSCFSYVTDTRDTRCPSCSSKMNSALKFVAPVAGGSGHDVQKASSSTSAGAAKGLVKEAVTYTVRDDLTVAPMSTISTITLLNTAGVTNFAALLEKTVRLGYAEGLAIVKASLQSKTVLTDVFLGNKRPRGCA, encoded by the exons ATgtcgaccaccaccagcaccCTGAGGATGAAGCTCCTTATCGACACCAAGGCAAACCGCGTGGTGTTCGCGGAGGCAGATAAGGACGCCGTCGACTTCCTCTTCTCCCTTCTCGCGCTGCCAGTGGCCACGATCGTCGAGATGCTCGGCAAGGGCTCCATGCCCGGAAGCTTCGGCAACCTCTACGGGAGCGTGGAGAAGCTCGACGACAGCTACGTCCTGCCCGGTGCCGAGAAGAAAACTGTCCTCCAGCCTGCGGTCGTGCCTTCGGCCGCGAGCACCAGCCGCAGCTCCCTCCTGCTGGCGCCGTCGTCCGGGCGGCCACGGAGCTTCTTCAGATGCGGGAACAGCCTCATATACAGCAGCTGCTTCAGCTACGTGACGGACACGAGGGACACGAGGTGTCCGAGCTGCAGCAGCAAGATGAACTCTGCACTCAAGTTTGTAGCTCCAGTAGCCGGCGGATCCGGGCACGACGTGCAGAAGGCCTCGTCCTCCACCTCCGCGGGAGCAGCCAAAGGGCTCGTCAAGGAGGCGGTGACATACACGGTGAGGGACGACCTCACCGTGGCCCCCATGTCCACCATCTCCACCATCACCCTGCTCAACACCGCCGGGGTCACCAACTTCGCCGCGCTCTTGGAGAAGACCGTGCGGCTTGGCTACGCCGAG GGTCTGGCGATTGTCAAGGCCTCGCTGCAGTCCAAGACCGTCCTCACCGACGTCTTCCTCGGCAACAAGCGTCCCCGCGGCTGTGCTTGA
- the LOC120709619 gene encoding uncharacterized mitochondrial protein AtMg00810-like, protein MTELLHRIIDQLRLEFAMKDLGPVHFFLGIQVRRTATSFFLSQAQYADEVLERAGMTSCTPASTPVDVKGKVSSNTDTPVSDPTLYRSIVGALQYLTLTCPDLTYAMQQAFLHMHDPNDGHWTLVKRILRYVRGTSAKGLQLRRSTSPTLVAYSDADWAGCPDTRRSTSGFYVFFGDSLVSWSSKRQATVSRSSAEAEYRGVANAAAECCWLRHLLGELHVKVDKATLLYCDNVSAVYLTDNPVHHGRTKHIKLDVHFVREKVAIGEIRVRHVPTQQQIADIMTKGLPKMLFEDFGSSLCIADGARTAGVSKWLITLYCG, encoded by the coding sequence ATGACGGAACTCCTACATCGCATCATCGACCAACTCCGTCTTGAGTTTGCGATGAAAGATCTCGGACCCGTCCACTTCTTCCTCGGCATCCAGGTCCGGCGAACGGCGACTAGCTTCTTCCTGTCCCAGGCGCAATATGCTGATGAAGTACTCGAGCGTGCCGGCATGACGAGCTGCACgcccgcctccacgccggtTGATGTCAAGGGCAAGGTCTCCTCCAACACAGACACGCCGGTGTCTGATCCGACATTGTATCGCAGCATCGTTGGCGCGCTCCAATATCTCACCCTCACGTgcccggacctcacctacgccaTGCAGCAAGCCTTCCTGCATATGCATGATCCTAATGATGGGCACTGGACACTGGTGAAACGGATCCTTCGCTATGTTCGTGGTACAAGTGCCAAGGGCCTACAGCTACGGCGATCCACTTCACCGACGCTCGTCGCCTACTCGGACGCGGACTGGGCAGGATGCCCAGATACGCGCCGCTCGACGTCGGGCTTCTACGTCTTCTTCGGCGACTCCCTGGTGTCATGGTCCTCCAAGCGCCAAGCCACCGTGTCGCGTTCCAGCGCGGAGGCCGAATACCGTGGCGTGGCGAACGCTGCCGCTGAGTGCTGCTGGCTTCGTCATCTTCTCGGCGAGCTCCACGTCAAGGTTGACAAGGCGACGCTCCTGTACTGCGACAACGTGTCCGCGGTCTACCTTACGGACAACCCAGTTCACCATGGCCGCACCAAGCACATCAAGCTGGATGTTCACTTTGTCCGGGAAAAGGTGGCCATTGGTGAAATCCGGGTTCGCCATGTTCCTACGCAACAGCAGATCGCCGATATCATGACCAAGGGCCTGCCCAAGATGCTGTTCGAGGATTTCGGGTCCAGTTTGTGCATCGCTGATGGCGCACGAACTGCGGGGGTGTCAAAGTGGCTGATCACGCTGTATTGTGGATAG